The sequence GACCCTGGTCCGCGAGGAGACGTTCGGGCCGGTGGCCCCCGTGGTGGTGGTGGACTCGTTCAGCGAGGCGTTGCGCTGCGCCGCCGACTCCCCGTACGGGCTGGCCGGCACGGTGCTCACCGCCTCGATGAGCCACGCGCAGCGGGCCTGGCGGGAGCTGCCGGTGGGCACCGTCAAGGTGAACGCGGTGTTCGGCGGGGCACCGGGCGGCGCCGCGCAGCCGCGTCGCGGCAGCGGCCAGGGCTTCGGGTACGGCCCGGAGCTGCTCGACGAGTTCAGCACGGTGAAGACGGTGCACCTGGAGGCCCCGGGTGGCGGCCACTGGTGAGCGGTGACGCGGGAGCCCGGGACCGTGCGGTCCCGGGCTCCCGTGCGTCGTACCCCTGGCTCAGCGCCCGCTGCGGGCCTTGGACCTCTCGCGGGCCTCCGTGGTCTGCCGAAGGTTCGCCTTCTGGATCGCCTTGACCAGTTCCGGCTTGGTCATCCGGGACCGGCCGGGTACGTCCAGCTTCTTGGCCACCTCCATCAGGTGCTCCTTCTTGGCGTTGGCGTCCACGCCGCCCGCCGTGGGAGCCCGTCGGGCCGGTCCGCCACCCTGCGCCTGGCGGTCGCTGGGTCCCTTGCGTCCCTTCGGCTCCCAGTGGTCGCCGACCTTCTCGAACTCGTGCTTGACCGCGGCGAACGCGGTGCGGTGCGCCCGCTCGCCCTCGCCGTACGTCTCCACCGCCGAGTCGTGCGTCTTCTCCCAGGTGCGCTGCGCCTTGTCCGGGGAGCGCCGCAGCGTGCTGGGCAGTACCTCGCGCCCGGGCATCTCGTCCTCCTCCGCGTCGATGTCTGCGTATGAACGGTTCCCCGGGCCCTGATCGGCAAACTCACCCGCCGGGTTTGTCGATTTCCGGCACCGGGTACCGGCGGGGCCAGCGGGTGCCGGGTGCGCCGGCGGGGACGGGAGCGGGAGATGGCAGCGACGACGGAGCCGACCGCGGTCGCCGGCGGCCGGGACGGCCTGCGGATCCCCCGCCAGGTACGCCAGCTACGCTGGTCCACCTGGCGCGGGGCGGTGGTGCGCAGCGGGCGCAACTTCGTCAAGGACAACTGCGCGGACTGGGCGGCGGCGCTGACCTACTACGGCGTACTCGCGCTCTTCCCCTCCACCGTGGTGGTGGTCGCCCTGGTCGGCCTGGTCTCCGACGGCGAGCGCACCGTCGACACGGTGCTGGGGCTGGCCCGCGACATCGGCGCCGGCTCGGTGGTCGCCAACGACGGTTTCGTGTCGGTGGTGCGCACCGTGGTCGACCAGCAGAGCGGGGCGAAGGTGCTGCTCAGCTTCGGTCTGCTCGGCGCGCTCTGGTCGGCGTCCGGCTTCATCGGCGCGTTCACCCGGGCCTCCAACGCGATCTACGGGGTCGAGGAGGGGCGGCCGTTCTACCGGTTGCGCCCGATGCAGATCGGCCTGGCGGCCCTGTCGCTGGTCCTGCTCGCCGTGGTGGCCCTCGGCCTGATCGTCAGCGGGCCGGTGACCGACGCGGTGGGCGACCTGCTGGGCGCCGGCGGGTTGGCCCGCACGGTGTGGAGCGTGGCCAAGTGGCCGGTGCTGGCGCTGGTGATGATGACGCTGCTGTCCCTGCTGTTCTGGATCGCCCCGAACGTCCGGCAGCCGAGGTTCCGCTGGCTCACCCCCGGCGGGGCGGTGGCCCTGCTCTCCTGGATCGTCGCCTCCGCCGGTTTCGGCCTGTACGTCGCGAACTTCGGCTCCTACGACGTGACGTACGGCAGCCTGGGCGCGGTGATCGCCTTCCTGGTCTGGCTCTACCTGTCCAACTGCGCGCTGATGTTCGGCGTGCAGATCAACGCCGAGCTGCAACGGGGCCGGGTGCTCCAGGCGGGGGCGGCGGATCCGGGCGAGCCGGTCCTGCCTCCGAAGGCCCCCGCCGATTCGTGACCGCGTGCCGGGTTCGGCGTTTCCCGGGGGCCGCCAGGGGTAGCACCACAGCATGGAACTGGAACGTGGCAGCAGCAAGCACGGACCGAGGCTCGACGAGCAGATGAGCCAGGAGGTCGCCGGCCTGGTCCAGGGCCCGGGCACCGGGGGCTCGCGCGCCGAGGAGTTCCGCGAGCCCGAACCGGCCGGCGAGGACCAGCCGGGCACGACCACGGCCCCGGCCGGTGAGCTGCGCAGCGGCGCCCCGAAGGGCATGAGCTCCCGGGACGTCGAGGACCGCAGCCGGCTCGGGCGGTTCATCACGATGGCGGCCCTGCCGGGCGACCGCGAGACGCTGATCGCCAACGCCCGCGAGAACCAGGCGCCCGCCGACCTCATCGAGGACCTGGAGCGGCTGCCCGACGGTACGCGGTATCGCACCGTTTCCGAGGTATGGGCCGCCCTCGGTCACAAGAACGAGACGACCCGCTGGTGACCGGATCGGCCCACGATCCGGACGAACACCGGCGGCCAGAGGAGGAATCTTCATGAGCGGCGTTACCGAGCACGTGGACGTCTCCGTCCCGATCCGCACCGCGTACGACCAGTGGACCCAGTTCGAGGAGTTCCCCCACTTCATGGAGGGGGTGCAGGAGGTCCGGCAGCTGACGGACACGATGACCCACTGGACCGTCGACATCGCCGGGGTCAAGCGTGAGTTCGACGCCGAGATCACCGAGCAGCTCCCCGACGAGCGGGTGGCCTGGAAGTCGACCGGCGGCACCCAGCAGGCCGGCGTGGTCACCTTCCACCGGCTCGACGAGGGCAGGACGCGGGTCACCCTGCAGATGGACTTCGAGCCGCACGGCGTGGTGGAGAAGGCCGGCGACAAGCTGGGTGTGGTGGACCGGCGCGCCAAGGGCGACCTGGAGCGGTTCAAGCAGTTCATCGAGCGCCGCGGTCAGGAGACCGGCGCCTGGCGCGGCAAGGTGGACCGCCCGCAGCCGTGATCCTCTCCCCCGCACCTCACCCGTCCGATGGCCGCCGGAGAATCCGGCGGCCATCGCCGTGTCCGGTTCCGGGTGCCGTCGCCGGGCCCGACGAGTGGGCGCGGCCGTTTGCGATCATCAGCCCCGGGTACCGCCAAGGAATGACGGAGAACGACGACAGCGTGTGGCGGGACGAGCAGAAGATCCCGCTGAGGGAGCTGGACCGGGCGATCGCCCGCTCCACGCTCGACGGGCAGGCCGACGACGTCACCGGCAACGACGCCGGCGAGGAGGCCGCCTTCGGTCACGGGCCGGAAGCGGCGGACCGGGGTGCCGGGGAAGCCGAGCGGCGCGAGATGACCGACTCCGAGCGGGCCTACCGCCCCTCCACCACCGGCCGGACCGGCCCCGACACGATGTGACGGCGGGGCCCGGGCGGGACGACGTGTCCGGTGCCCCGGGGTGTTCGAAGGCGCTGCCGGGCCGCCCGAGCCTGTCCCGGTGCTGCGGCTGGTCGGCTCACCCCGTGGCGGCCCCCGGTCTGCGCCCGGCCAGGGCGTGCAGGAGCAGCAGCAGCGCCGCCAGCACGGTCAGCGCCGGCCCCAGCAACGCCACCGAGGTGTGGCCGAACAGCACCCCGAGCCCGCCGGGGATCAGCGCCGCGCCGAGCCCGGCGGTCCCGATCTGGACGCCGATGGCGCGGTCCGCGTGCGCCGCGCCGACCCGCTCCGGGGTGGCGAGGGTGAGCAGCGGGAAGACCGGCGCGGCGGCGAAGCCCACCAGGACCAGGCCGGCCACCGCCACCCAGGCCGGAGCCGGCAGCGCGATCAGCAGGGCGCCGGCCGCCATGCCGAGCAGGCTGCCCCGCAGCACCCGACCGACGCCCAGGCGCTCGGCGACCACGCCCTGCACGACCCGCCCCACGAAGAGGCTCCCCCAGTAGCCGGAGACGCACAGGCCGGCGGTGGTCGCTGACAGTCCGCGCCCCTCGGTGAGCAGCAGGAACGCCCAGAGCCCGGCGCTGATCTCGATCGCCACGTAGACCGCGAAGGCGAGCGCGCCCAGCCAGACCGCCGGCAGCCGCAGCGTCTCGCGTACCGGCACCGGCCCGCTGCCGGCCACGACGGGTACGGCCGGGTCCGCCGGCCGGCCCCGCCAGGCCCGCACGGTCAGCGCGAAGGCAGTGGCCAGGGCGAGCTGCGCCGCGGCGCCGAGACCGTAGCCCCAGCGCCAGCTCAGGCCGGCGCCGAGCGCGCCGGTCATGATCAGCGGGCCGATCGCCACCCCGAGGCCGAAGCAGGCGTGCATCCAGGTCATGTGCCGAGGCCCGAACGCCCCGGCCGCGTACGCGTTGAGCCCGGAGTCGACGGCGCCCGAGCCGAGCCCGAGGACCAGCGCGCAGCCGATCATCAGGGCCAGCTCCGGCGTCGAGGCGTACCCGGTGAGCGCCAGGCTGGCCAGCACCGTGCTGCCGGCCAGCAGCCGACCGACGCCGAGTCGGGCCAGAGTGAAGCCGGCGAGCACGCTGGAGGTCAGATAGCCGACGGTGCCCGCAATGAGCACCAGCCCGACCGCCTCCGTCGGTACGCCGAGGTCCGCGCGGATCGACGGCCAGCCGACCCCGATCAGCCCGTCGGGCAGGCCGAGGCTGACGAAGGCGAGGTAGGCGAGCAGGAGCAGGGAGGCGCGGGGCGGGGTGACGGACACGGGGGGCCATCCTGCCGCATCCGCCGAGAACACTTCCAGCCGGCGACGACTTCCTCCGAACCGGCAAAAAGCAACGCCCGGACGGGCAGGAATGCGGACAGCCCATCCAGAATCGGCCGATCGGGTGACGGCAACCGGGGGGTGCCGCGTCAGACTTTCGGGATGCAACAGGGTTCCGGCATCCTCACCCCACGTCAGCGGCGTCTGGCCTGGCTCGGCTTTCTGCTCGCCGCGCTCCAGGCCCCGGTCTCGGCCAAGCTGGTCGCCGACGACTCCTGGCTGTTCAGCCTCTGCGTCGCGCTCATGGTGGCGACCGTCATCATCGCCGACGACACCAGCCGTCGCCGGCCGGCCGACGCGTCGGCCGACTGACACCCACCTGGCGGGCGGCCTCGCGACACCCGAGTGGCCGGGGTCAGGTGTACCGGTGCGCGGGGAACGTGCTGTTCGCGTCAGTCCCGGGGTGAGCCGGGCTCGGCGGGGCGGGACTCGTGCCCGGGCCGGCCCCGGGTCCGCCGCCGCTCCTTCATCTCCGCCTCGTAGAGGTGGCGCCGGCCGCCCACCAGCTTGTCCCGGGCGGCGCGGTCCAGCTCGCGGAAGACCGCGTAGTAGTTGTCGTCGAAGTCCTCGACGATCTGGAACGTCCACCGACCGGCGATCACGTTCCGGCCGAGCAGCTCGGTGCGGACCCGCTCCGCGAGGTCCTCATGCCCGGCGGCCCGCAACTGCGCGACCGCGTCGTCGAGCATCAGGTCGGCGTGCCCGATCAACTGGTGCAGCGAGTAGAGGTGCCCGCGCGCCCGCTCCACCGTCTCCAGCGCCTCGCTGAGCTTGCCCAGCGCGGCCACCGTCTCGTCGGTCACCCCGTCCGGCCGCCGGTGCTGCCGGTCCGGGCCGTCGTCGTGCTGTCCCAATCCGTCCCCCCAAGGTGCCGGCTGCGCCCGTTCGCGCGCGGTTCTCCTTCTGCCCACCGTCCGCCGGGTCAATCCCGGCGGAGGAGGGCGGCCGACCGGAAGAGGACCCGGGACCGGCCGAGCGGCCGAGGCCGCCCGGGCCGCCGGGTGACTAGCCTCGGTCCCCATGCGTGTGCCGTACTCCCAGGTCGCGAACCGGACCGCCGCGAGCGCGGCGCGGTCCGCCCTCGCCCTGCTCTGCGCCTCGGTCGGCGTCTCCGGCCTCGCCGCGGCGGCCGCCAACCCCGGCCTGCTCGCGATGGTCGACCAGCACGCGGCCGCGGTACGCGACAGCCTCGACGGCGACCGGCGACCGCTGACCCCGGCGGCGCTGGTCGGGTACGCCGACGGGCTGCGGGCGGCCGCACTGGAGCACGGCCTGACCCCGCCCACCGGCGCGGTCGACTGGACCGAGCCGGACTGGTTGCGCATCCGCCTGCTGGCGATCTGCGCGCTGGCCCGCACGCTCGATCCGCGTCACCTCGAAGCGGCCTGACCCGCTCCGGACACGACGGAGGGGCGTCCGCGCCCCGCACGGACCCCCTCCACCGGTACGCCTCCGACTCAGGTCCCCGGCCGGCGGAACTGCTGGGTCTCCTCGCCCACGTTGCCGGACTGGTACGTCCCCCGGCCCCCGGCCGCCGCCCTGGCCTCCTCGGCGCTCGCCATGGGAGCGACGCGCTCGCCGCCCCGGTCGGCCATCTGCCGGCTCATGTCGCCCCGCCCGGCCGCCTGGGCCTGGCGGTGCACCTGGATCGCCCGCGACTCCTCGGCCATCCGGTCCAGCCAGCGGTCCCAGCGGCTCTGCATCGGCTTCACCAGACCACCGCCGACGCCGACGATCAGGATGCCGGCCACCGTGGCGAGCACCGCGATCAGCACCGGCGTGGTCACCGTGGTGGCGACGCCCACCTGGTTCAGCGCGGCGATGATGCCGAGCGCCAGGATGAAGACCGCCACCAGGTCGCCGAGGATCCGGCCGTACGAGAGGCCGCCCAGCGCGCCGGTGACCAGGTCCCGGACGGCGTTGGCGATCGCGGCCGCCACGACCACGATGACGATGGCCACGAACGCGCGCGGCAGCCAGGCCACCACGCCGCGGATCAGGTCACTGATCGCGTTGGGTCCCCACACCCCGAAGGCGAACTGCAGGGTGAACAGCAGGACCGCGTAGTACGCGAGCTTCGCCAGGATGTCACTGGCGTCGTACTTCGTGCGTTCCAGGGCGCGTTTGATGCCACCCCGTTCGACCGCCCGGTCGAACCCCACCCGTTCCAGTACCTTGTCCACGATTTTGAGTACCGCTCGGGCGATGATCCAGCCCACCACGAGGATCGCGATGAACGCGATCGCCCTCGGGATGAAGAGCAGCACCGACCTCCACATGTCGGCCACGGCGTCGCCGATGTCGGCCTGCCTGACCGCAAGGGTTTCCGGCATGATGTCCCTCCTGTCGCATGGACTGCGCCGGGCGGATACCCGGTCGCTCAGGGTGCACGCCGCGACACCCTGGATCAATTTCCCGACATGTCCCCCTAAAGGCCTCCTGACCTGCCCTAACATCACCGCCGGCGGGCCGTCCGGCACGGTCGGGGGGCATGATCCAAACCTCTGCGCGACGCTCCGGCTAGGCTGCGTGACATGCCAGGCACGGTCGGGCGAGTCCCCACGCCACCACCCGCCGCCCCCGGACCGGCCCCGGTCTCGCAGGTGGCGGCGGCCGTGCTCGCCCACCCCTGGGCGGGCACCCCGCTCGGGCCGCCGCAGGGCTGGGACCCGGCGGTACGCGCCCTGGTCGACGTGATCCTCTCCTCGCCGGTGCCGATGGCGCTCTACTACGGCGACGAGTTCGTGCTGCTCTACAACCAGGGCTACTCCGAGCTGATCGGAGACCGGCACCCGGACGCCCTCGGCCGGCCCGCCGGTGAGGTCTTCGCGGACCTGTGGCACACCCCCGGGGTGGGCGACGTGATCGAACGGGCCTACCGGCGGGGCGAGTCCTTCCTCCAGCGGGAGTCGATGCTGCCGGTCGACCGGCACCTGGCCGCCGCCGGCGACCACGCCGTCTTCACCCGCGGCCACTCGCCGGTGCGCGACAGCACCGGCCGGATCGTCGGCGTGCTCACCGTGGCCGCGCAGACCACCCAGCTCACCCAGCAGTTGCAGAGCCTCAGCGACTTCGCCGCCGCGCTCTCCGGCACGCTCACCCTCGACGACGTGGCCCGGGTGACCCTGCGCTACGCGCTGCACTCCTTCGACGCCGACCGGGTGACCTTCGCCGTCGACGACGGCCCCGGCTGGCGGATGGTCCGGCGCATCCGGGGCGAACTGCTCGACGAGGCCGACGAGCGGCTGCCGCCGCTGTGGCGGCCCACCTCCGCGGACTCCCCCACCCCGGTGGTGGTGACCGCGCGCAGCGGCGTGCCGTACTTCGTCGGCGACGGCGAACCGCTGCGGGCGAGCGCGATCGACCGGCACGACCAGAAGATCCGCTCGCTGGCCGCGCTGCCGCTGCGCTCCTCGGTGATCCGCGGCGGCCTCGCCGTCGGCTACCGGACGCCGCACGGCTGGTCGGCGGCGGAGCGGGCGTTGCTGGCCGCCTCGGCGGAGCTGGTCGGCCAGGCGGCCGAGCGGGCCCGCCGGTTCGAGACCCAGCACGGCACCGCCCAGCTGCTGCAACGCAGCATGCTGCCGGAGCGGCTGCCGGCGCTGCCCCGGCTGCGCATCGCCGCCCGGTACGACCCGGGCGTCGACGGCAACGCCGCCGGCGGTGACTTCTACGACGCCTTCGTGCTGCCCACCGGCGACCTGGGCGTGGTCCTCGGCGACGTCGCCGGCCACGACGTGCAGGCGGCAGCCCGGATGGGCCAGGTACGCGCGGCGCTGCGCGCCCTCGCGCTGGCCGATCCGCGCCCGGACGCCGTGCTCACCGGGCTGGACCGGCTGGTGGCCAGCCTCGGCACCGAGACCGGCACCCAGGAACTCTTCGTCACCGTGGTCTTCGGCGTGGTGGACGCCGACCGCGGCGAGATCACGCTGGCCAGCGCCGGGCATCCGCCGCCGCTGATCCGGCGCTGCCACCCCGACGGCTCGGCGACGGCCGCCTTCGTCGAGCTGCCGGCGGGCGCCCCGCTGGGGCTGGGCTGCCGGCCGCGTACCGCGACCGTGCCGTTCCAGCCCGGGGACACCCTGTTGCTGTACAGCGACGGGGTGGTCGAACGGCGGCGGCAGAGCCTCACCGCGGGGCTGGACGTACTGGTCACGGCGGTGGCCCACGCGGCCAGCGGCGACCCGCGCGCGCTCTGCGCGGTGGCCACCGGCGCGGTGGACGGGGCGACCGAGGACGACGTCGCGGTACTGGCGGTGGAGCACGCGCTGAAGCCGAGCCGCTCGGCGAGCATGGAGATGCCGGCCGAGCCGACCGCACCGAGCCGGGTGCGGCACTGGCTGACCGGGCAGCTGACCGACTGGCGGGTGCCGGAGGCGGTGATCGGCGCGGCGGTGCTGTGCACCAGCGAGCTGACCACCAACGCGCTGCTGCACGCCGGCACGGCCGCCCGGGTGGAGATCGACCTCAGCCCGGAGCGGCTGCTGGTCTCGGTCGCCGACTCGGGCACCCGGGGCACCGTGACCCGGGCGCAGACCGACACGTTGAGCAGCCGGGGCCGGGGCCTCGGCCTGATCGAGCAGCTCTCCGACGCCTGGGGCACCGACCCCACGGTCCGTGGTTCGACGGTCTGGTTCGAGATCCTCATCCCGGCGGGATGAGCACGGGCGTCAGCGCCGCCCGAGCGGGGTAGGAGGACGCCCATGAGCGCAGAAGGTCCCTCCGGCGTCCTCTTCGACGTCGACGGCACGCTGGTCGACACCACCTACCTGCACACGGTGAGCTGGTGGGAGGCGCTGCGGCAGGCCGAGCACCGGGTGCCGATGTCGCTGATCCACCGGTCCATCGGGATGGGCTCGGACAAGCT comes from Micromonospora purpureochromogenes and encodes:
- a CDS encoding YihY/virulence factor BrkB family protein, which produces MAATTEPTAVAGGRDGLRIPRQVRQLRWSTWRGAVVRSGRNFVKDNCADWAAALTYYGVLALFPSTVVVVALVGLVSDGERTVDTVLGLARDIGAGSVVANDGFVSVVRTVVDQQSGAKVLLSFGLLGALWSASGFIGAFTRASNAIYGVEEGRPFYRLRPMQIGLAALSLVLLAVVALGLIVSGPVTDAVGDLLGAGGLARTVWSVAKWPVLALVMMTLLSLLFWIAPNVRQPRFRWLTPGGAVALLSWIVASAGFGLYVANFGSYDVTYGSLGAVIAFLVWLYLSNCALMFGVQINAELQRGRVLQAGAADPGEPVLPPKAPADS
- a CDS encoding DUF6401 family natural product biosynthesis protein, with the translated sequence MRVPYSQVANRTAASAARSALALLCASVGVSGLAAAAANPGLLAMVDQHAAAVRDSLDGDRRPLTPAALVGYADGLRAAALEHGLTPPTGAVDWTEPDWLRIRLLAICALARTLDPRHLEAA
- a CDS encoding DUF2795 domain-containing protein, which encodes MERGSSKHGPRLDEQMSQEVAGLVQGPGTGGSRAEEFREPEPAGEDQPGTTTAPAGELRSGAPKGMSSRDVEDRSRLGRFITMAALPGDRETLIANARENQAPADLIEDLERLPDGTRYRTVSEVWAALGHKNETTRW
- a CDS encoding SRPBCC family protein, yielding MSGVTEHVDVSVPIRTAYDQWTQFEEFPHFMEGVQEVRQLTDTMTHWTVDIAGVKREFDAEITEQLPDERVAWKSTGGTQQAGVVTFHRLDEGRTRVTLQMDFEPHGVVEKAGDKLGVVDRRAKGDLERFKQFIERRGQETGAWRGKVDRPQP
- a CDS encoding ChaB family protein, which codes for MPGREVLPSTLRRSPDKAQRTWEKTHDSAVETYGEGERAHRTAFAAVKHEFEKVGDHWEPKGRKGPSDRQAQGGGPARRAPTAGGVDANAKKEHLMEVAKKLDVPGRSRMTKPELVKAIQKANLRQTTEARERSKARSGR
- a CDS encoding ATP-binding SpoIIE family protein phosphatase is translated as MPGTVGRVPTPPPAAPGPAPVSQVAAAVLAHPWAGTPLGPPQGWDPAVRALVDVILSSPVPMALYYGDEFVLLYNQGYSELIGDRHPDALGRPAGEVFADLWHTPGVGDVIERAYRRGESFLQRESMLPVDRHLAAAGDHAVFTRGHSPVRDSTGRIVGVLTVAAQTTQLTQQLQSLSDFAAALSGTLTLDDVARVTLRYALHSFDADRVTFAVDDGPGWRMVRRIRGELLDEADERLPPLWRPTSADSPTPVVVTARSGVPYFVGDGEPLRASAIDRHDQKIRSLAALPLRSSVIRGGLAVGYRTPHGWSAAERALLAASAELVGQAAERARRFETQHGTAQLLQRSMLPERLPALPRLRIAARYDPGVDGNAAGGDFYDAFVLPTGDLGVVLGDVAGHDVQAAARMGQVRAALRALALADPRPDAVLTGLDRLVASLGTETGTQELFVTVVFGVVDADRGEITLASAGHPPPLIRRCHPDGSATAAFVELPAGAPLGLGCRPRTATVPFQPGDTLLLYSDGVVERRRQSLTAGLDVLVTAVAHAASGDPRALCAVATGAVDGATEDDVAVLAVEHALKPSRSASMEMPAEPTAPSRVRHWLTGQLTDWRVPEAVIGAAVLCTSELTTNALLHAGTAARVEIDLSPERLLVSVADSGTRGTVTRAQTDTLSSRGRGLGLIEQLSDAWGTDPTVRGSTVWFEILIPAG
- a CDS encoding mechanosensitive ion channel family protein, whose translation is MPETLAVRQADIGDAVADMWRSVLLFIPRAIAFIAILVVGWIIARAVLKIVDKVLERVGFDRAVERGGIKRALERTKYDASDILAKLAYYAVLLFTLQFAFGVWGPNAISDLIRGVVAWLPRAFVAIVIVVVAAAIANAVRDLVTGALGGLSYGRILGDLVAVFILALGIIAALNQVGVATTVTTPVLIAVLATVAGILIVGVGGGLVKPMQSRWDRWLDRMAEESRAIQVHRQAQAAGRGDMSRQMADRGGERVAPMASAEEARAAAGGRGTYQSGNVGEETQQFRRPGT
- a CDS encoding MFS transporter, producing MSVTPPRASLLLLAYLAFVSLGLPDGLIGVGWPSIRADLGVPTEAVGLVLIAGTVGYLTSSVLAGFTLARLGVGRLLAGSTVLASLALTGYASTPELALMIGCALVLGLGSGAVDSGLNAYAAGAFGPRHMTWMHACFGLGVAIGPLIMTGALGAGLSWRWGYGLGAAAQLALATAFALTVRAWRGRPADPAVPVVAGSGPVPVRETLRLPAVWLGALAFAVYVAIEISAGLWAFLLLTEGRGLSATTAGLCVSGYWGSLFVGRVVQGVVAERLGVGRVLRGSLLGMAAGALLIALPAPAWVAVAGLVLVGFAAAPVFPLLTLATPERVGAAHADRAIGVQIGTAGLGAALIPGGLGVLFGHTSVALLGPALTVLAALLLLLHALAGRRPGAATG